The genomic region CTTTCTTTTCGAGCTTCTTCTCGCGAGCTTCCAGGTCGGCCAGGCCGGCGAGGTAGGCGCGCTTGGTGCGGTTGCCTTCCATAAAGAGGACGATGCCGGCGATGAAGCCGACGACCCCGATGGCGATGTAGAGAATTTCCATGACGTTCCCTGCGTGGCGCCGCTCGTCGAGTTCGGCGCGGTCGGTAAAGGCGGCGGTGGACCAGCTGTAAACAAGGAGGAGGCCTGCGCGATGCGACGAGCCACCTGACGTGGGACGTCCTCCCCGGCTGCGCCGACCAGGAGGTTATGGGCTCGGCAGATCTTCAGACCCCTGATGGCCGCAAGAGCGAGCAAATTCGGGCATAAAGACGCGTGGTCTTAACACCGGGCGTCTTTTAGCGTCAAGGCGGCCGGCCTGCAGATCGCCTTGATAGGCCGGGGGGCGGCGGGCATACTCCCGCGCACAGACGAGGTGGAGTTCGATGAGTGTGGTGAAGTTTGAGAATGTGGCGGTGGCGGGGTTGGCTGAGATGCGGGCTCCCCGGGCGATAAGTTCCGCGGAGATCGAGTCGAGGCTTGAGCCAGCGCTTAAGCGGGCCGGCCTGCCGACGCGGGGGCTTATCTACCAGCTCACCGGCATCGCCGAGAGACGGGTGTGGCCTGAGGGCGTGATGGCGAGTGTACCGGCGGCGATGGCCGGGCGGCGCGCGCTGGAGCGCTCCGGGGTGGAACGCGAGAAGATCGGGGTGTTGATCAGCACCTCGGTTTGCCGCGATTTTGTAGAACCTTCGGTTGCCTCGATGGTGCATCGCAGCCTGGAGCTGGGATCGCATTGTCTGAACTTCGATGTGGGCAACGCCTGCCTGGGCTTTTTGAACGGCATTCAGATCGTGGGGGATATGATCGAGCGGGGCTCGATTGACTACGGGATGGTCGTCAATGGCGAGTCTAGCCTGGAGGTGATTGAGGCGACGATCGCGCGGCTGAACCAGCCCGACTTCCCGGTGGAGAAGATGCGCGACCAGCTCGCCACGCTGACCCTGGGTTCGGGGGCGGCGGCGATGGTGTTGGGCCGACGCGATTTTCTCAGCGTCGATGCCCCCCGGGTGGTGGGCGCGGTCACCGAGTCAGCGAGCGAGCATAATGAGCTCTGCCGCGGGCAGCGCGACTGGATGGAGACCGATGCGGCGATGTTGCTCCTTCGTGGCGTGGAGCTCGGGCAGAAGACTTTTGCCCGCGCGACCGAGGAGCTGGGATGGTCGCCCGAGGTGCTCGACCTTGTGTGCGCCCACCAGGTCAGCGCGGTGCATATGACGCGGGTGGCCGAGGCGCTTCAGCTCGATCGCGAGCGTTTTTTGAAGATTTACCACGACCACGGAAACGTCGGCCCGGCGTCGATTCCTATCGCGCTGGCGAAGGCGGTGGGGCAGGGGCGCGTGCAGCGTGGCGACAGGGTGGGGCTTATGGGGATTGGCAGCGGATTAAACTGTTCGATGATGGAGATTGCGTTTTGACCCAACCACAGCTTCACCCGAGCCAGGAGGCTGTGAGCCCCTCGCTTTACCCGTATTCGCCGAACTTTCATCAGGTCGAAGGCGGCCACAACCTTCATTATGTCGATGAGGGTGAGGGGCCGGCGGTGTTGATGGTGCATGGTAACCCGACCTGGTCCTTCTATTATCGCAACCTCATTGAGGCGTTGCGTGGGGAGCATCGCACCATTGCGCCGGATCACATCGGGTGTGGGCGCTCCGATAAGCCGAGCGCCGAGGCGTACCCGTATACGCTGGAGCGTCGCGTCGAAGATCTGGAGAGCCTCGTCAAAGCGCTCAATCTCAGTGCGCCGCTGACGCTGGTGCTGCACGACTGGGGCGGGATGATCGGGATGACCTTTGCGGCCCGAAACCCGCAGCTGGTCGGGCGCATTGTGCTCTTGAATACGGCGGCGTTTCATCTTCCCAAGACCAAGCGTTTTCCGCTGCCGCTCAAAGTTGCGCGCGACACGGCGGTGGGCTCGGTGCTCGTCAAAAAGCTCAACGCCTTCAGCCGCACAGCCTCCCGCGTATGTGTGACCTCGCCGCTTCCTGCGGAGGTGCGGAAGGCGTATGAGGCGCCCTACGATACGCCGGAGAATCGCATCGCCACGCTGCGTTTTGTGCAGGATATCCCGCTTTCGCCAGGTGATTCCGGCTATGAGCTGGTCAGTGAGATCGAGGCGGCGCTGCCTTCGCTGGGCGATCGTCCGATCTTCATCGGCTGGGGGTATAAGGATTTTGTCTTCGACCGGCACTTCCTGGCGCGCTGGAAAGAGATCTACCCGCAGGCGACCTACGCCGAGTATCCGGAGGCGGGGCATTATGTGCTGGAAGATCGTCGCGACGATCTGATCCCGAAGATCATGGACTTTATTAAGAGCACCGACGCCTGGGAGGGCGCATGAGCGCACCGGCGAGCACCAGCGATGCGAGTAAGGCGGAGGCGCCCGATCCGAACATCGCCCGGGCGATCAGCGCGATGGCGCAGGCGATGCCCGATGCGCCGGCGATTCATTTTCCGACCTCGCGCGCGCCCGATGGCACCTGGCGCTACGAGACGACCTCGTATGCCGAGCTGGATCGGGCCAGCGATGAGATCGCCGCCGGGCTGCACGCCATCGGCGTGGTGCCAGGCACCCGCGCGGTGCTGATGGTCAAGCCCTCGATGCCCTTTTTTGCGCTGACCTTCGGGCTCTTTAAGGCCGGAGTGGTGCCGGTGATTGTGGACCCGGGGATGGGGCTCAAAAACCTGAAGGTGTGTCTGGCCGAGGCGGAGCCGCAGGCCTTTATCGGCATCCCCACGGCCCATGCTGCACGGCTGGCGCTGGGGTGGGGGCGCGGCACGATTGAGCATTGTGTGACGGTGGGGCGGCGCTGGTTGTGGGGCGGGTTTACGCTCGATCAGGTGCGTCAGAAGGGGGCGGCCGCCGAGGGCTGGGAGCCGCCGCGCGTGAAGCCCGATGATATGGCGGCGATCCTCTTTACCTCCGGGAGCACCGGGGTGCCCAAGGGGGCGGTGTACTCGCACGGCAACTTTGCGGCGCAGGTGGCGCTGATCAAGGCGACTTATACGATTGAGCCCGGTGAGATCGATCTTCCGACCTTCCCGCTCTTTGCGCTCTTTGATCCGGCGTTGGGCATGACGACGGTGGTGCCGGATATGGATTTTGCGAATCCGGGCAAGGTCGATCCGCGCAACCTCATTGAGCCCATCCGACAGATGGGCATCACCAACATGTTTGGCTCGCCGGCGGTGCTCAACAAACTCGGGCGCTTTGGGGAGGCCGAGGGCGTGAGGCTGCCCGGGCTCAAGCGGGTGATCTCGGCCGGGGCGCCGGTGCCGGCAGTGACCTTGAGGCGCGTCAAAGCGATGCTCGATGGGTCGGCGCAGATCTTTACGCCTTACGGTGCGACGGAGTCGTTGCCGGTGGCCTCGATCGGCAGTGACATGATCCTGGGGGAGACGGCTCAAGCCACCGATGATGGGAAGGGCGTGTGTGTGGGTTATCCGGTCGAGGGCGTGGAGGTGCAGGTTATCGCCATCACCGATGATCCGATTGCGACCTGGGAAGATGCGCAGGTGCTCAAGCCCGGTGAGATTGGCGAGTTTGTGGTGAAGGGGCCGCAGGTCACCCGCGCCTATTATAATCGCGACGCATCTACGCGCGGCGCGAAGATCGCCGACGGCCAGGATGTGCGCCATCGTATGGGCGATGTGGGGTATTTTGACGATCAGGGGCGCATGTGGTTCTGCGGGCGCAAGACCCACCGGGTGGTGCTCAATGAGACGCGCACGATGTTCACGATCCCGGTGGAGGGGATCTTCAACACGCATCCGGCGGTCTTTCGCACGGCGCTGGTCGGGGTGAAGCGTGCGGGTAGGGTGGTGCCGGTCTTATGCGTGGAGCTTGAGGCGGAGCACCAGGGGGCGGTGCGCGATAAGGTGCGCGAGGAACTTCTGGCCCTGGGCGCAAAGCATGAGCTGACACGCGAGATTGAGGAGGTGCTCTTTCATTCGGGCTTTCCGGTGGATGTGCGCCACAATTCGAAGATCTTTCGAGAGGCGCTCACCGAGTGGGCGCGGGAGCAGCTGGCATGAAGGTTCTGGTCACCGGTGGCGGCGGATTTCTTGGCGAGGCGATCGTCGATCAGTTGCTCGCGCGTGGCGATGAGGTTCGCTCGCTGGCCCGGGGCGACTATCCCAACCTGCGGGCGAAGGGCGTCGAGGTGATGCGCGGCGATCTTGCCGACGCCGAGGTTGTGTCAGCGGCGGTGGAGGGCTGCGAGGAGGTCTACCACGTCGCAGCGCGCGCCGGCGTCTGGGGGCCTTATGAGGCGTATTACCAGGCCAATGTGGTGGGCACCGAGAACATCATCGCGGCCTGCCGCGCCCACAACATTCCTCGCCTGATCTTCACGAGCTCGCCAAGTGTGGTCTACGGCGATGCGCCGCTGGAGGGGGTCGATGAGTCGGTGCCCTACCCCGCGAGCTATCTGACGGCGTACCCCGAGACCAAAGCGATGGCCGAGAAGGCGGTGCTTGCGGCCAACAGCGACGCGCTCAAGACGGTGTCGCTGCGCCCGCATCTGATCTGGGGGCCGGGGGATAACCATCTTGTGCCGCGCATCATCGATCGGGCGCGGCGTGGCAAGCTCAAGCGGGTGGGCGACGGCAAAGCCCTGGTGGACTCGGTCTATGTGGAGGACGCCGCGCGCGCGCATCTGCTGGCGGCCGAGGCGCTGGCAACACACGGAAAACCCGCCGGTAAGCCCTACTTCATCACCCAGGATGAGCCGGTGGCGGTGGGGGAGCTCATCGACAAGATCCTGGTCAGCGGGGGGCTTGAGCCGCTTAAAGCGCAGGTGCCCGCAGGCGTGGCCTACGCGGTGGGTTGGGCGATGGAGACGGCGTATAAGGCGCTTGGCAAGCGCGAGGAGCCCTTGATGACGCGATTTCTCGCCAAACAGCTCTCGACCGCGCATTACTTCGACATCTCGGCGGCGCGCGAGGATTTCGGCTACGTGCCGCAGCGCACCATCGATGAGGGGATGGTCGAGCTGGGCGCGTGGATTCGCAAGGCCGGGATCTGAGCGCGGTGCCAGGCCACCGATCTTCGGGAAGATGCAGGTGAGGCCTGGCGTGTGCGCCGCGTTGCCAGCCTGCGGTAGCAGGTCTAGGATGAGCGGCCGAACTCACCGATTGCGCCCTGAGGCCCCCGATGTTTGATGCATGGACGAGGCAGGATGAATCGCCGCTCTTTCGCCTGGCGAGTGAGCGTTCGCAGCTTGTGGCCGAGGTCAGCCGGCGCGCGTTCAACGACTTTGTGCGCGCCTCGCGCGATGCGCGGGGGGCAGGCATTGAGTACGTGCTTAACGACGCGGCCTACCAGGAGATCGCGCGGCTGCAGCGGGAGCGCGGCGCCGAGGAGGAGGTGCGTTCGATCGCCTGGTGGCGCAACATGTCGCGGCGTCTGGCGACGATGCCCGAGCCCAAGAAGCGCGAGATCCTCTGGAAACTCGTCGAGAGCTACGCCGACGATCTTGCCGGCCGCTTTAACCCCTGGGTCTACAAGATGGCCACCGGGGCGCTGCCCATCGGGTTGAGCTTTTTGTTCAAGGCTCAGGACCTGCCGCGGGTGGCGACGATGCCCACGCGGGTCGGGGAGCTGCGGGAGACCCTCTCGCATGTCCGTGACCTGACGCAGCGGGTGGTGTTGCAGGGGGATCTGGCCACATTGCGGGTGCTCGCCAGGAAGGGGACGCTGGTCTTTGTGCCGACGCATAGCTCCAACATGGACTCGATCCTGGTGGGGTGGGCGCTCTATGAGGCGGGGCTTCCGCCGGTGACGTACGGGGCGGGTAAGAACCTCTTTACCAACCCCCTGATGAGCTTCTTCATGCATAATCTGGGGGCGTATAAGGTCGATCGTCGCCTTCAGCATCGACTTTATAAAGATGTGCTCAAGACTTACTCGCAGGTCTTGATCGAGCGTGGGTATCACAGCCTCTTTTTCCCGGGGGGCACGCGCAGCCGCTCCAACGCGGTGGAGCAGCACTTAAAGCTGGGGCTTCTGGGCACGGCGCTCCGCGGCTACATCCACAGCTTGATGCGCGATCCGCAGGCGAAGCCGGTGTATATTGTGCCGCTGACGATCAACTACAACCTGGTGTTGGAGGCCGACAGCCTGATCCAGGATCATTTTAAACGCGAGGGTAAGGGGCGCTATCTGCTGGAGAACGATGAGTTCAACCAGCTCTCGGCGATCACGCGTTTTGTGATGAACACGATGAAGATGGACTCCACCACGATCCTGCGTTTTGGGGAGCCGCTGGACACCTTCGGCAACCGGGTGAAGGTCGACGGGGAGAGCTACGATAGCCGGGGGCGCCGGGTGAGCCGCATCGATTATGTGCGCTCAGCGCGCACTGGAGAGGTGGTGGAGGATGCGGCGCGTGACCGTCAGTACACCCGTCACACGGGTGAGCGCATCGCCGCGGCCTTTCTGGAGCATACGGTGCTTATGCCCACCCAGGTGGTGAGCTGGGTGCTTTTTGATCTTCTGCAGCGCCGCTTCCCCGGCTGGGACGTGTACCGGTTGGTGCGCTTTGGCTCTGAGGAGATTCTGCCCTGGGAGGAAGTCCACCGAGGGGTGGAGCAGGCGCTTCAGAGCCTCAAGAAGTTGGAACGCGCGGGGAAGGTGCAGCTTTCGCCATTTTTGCACGAGGCTGCCCCCGACCGCGTGGTCTACGAGGGGTTGGAGTACCTGCGGATGTACCACGTGCCCGAGGTGGTCAAATCCTGGGCCGACGGGGTGATGCTGCAGAAGCTCGAAGTGATCTATTTCTATGGCAACCGGGTGCGTCCTTTTGAAGATGCGATGCGCGCCCAGGGTTAAGTTCGCGTGATCGGGTGCCAGGCGACCGAACGTTTTTTGCAAGCTCGAATGCGTGATCGGGTGCCAGGCGACCGATCATTTTTTGTAAGCTCGAATGCGTGATCGGGTGCCAGGCGACCGAACATTTTTTGTAAGAGTGCCTGGCACCCCACCAAGAACATCAAAACCCGCCGCCGGCGATGCCGGGGCGGGTTTTGATGTGCGGGCTGCAGGGTACAGGCGTCCTAAAACGCCTTAGCTCGGCGCAGGATTGGGGGGCTCAAGATCACTGCGGCAGGATGTGGCCAACCAGGGTGTTGTCACACTGAGGAGCGACGGGCCAGGGGTTGGGGGGAGGCGGCGGGCAAACCTGTCCAATCGGGCAAGGATTAAAGATGACTGGTGCCCACGTGCACGAACAATTTCCGGCACAGTCGCGTGTGCGAAATTCATTAATCCCGCTGCATGTGTTGTTGCAGGTACCGGCGTGTTTTTGATTCGCGTAGCATTTGCTGTTGAACGAAAGCGTCCCGGGACGCGCATCGCAGTAGCCGTTGGTCACCCGGTAGATGGGCTGCGCGCCGTCGATCGCATCGAGATCGACAGAGTCGGCGGCGAGCATGCCGGCGGTGATGGAGGCCGCCTCGTCGCGGGGGACGAAGTCGAGGGGGTTGAAGCCGTCGAGTTCGGCGGCGACGTCGGCCACTGCGGCGCTGTTGGCGCGCGCGGCGTAGGGCACCGAGCCCAGGGCCATGCGCGGGCTCATCTCGCTGTCGGTGCCGACTTTGATGCCGAGAGAGAGCTCGGTGTACTGCGCAAAAAGCTCAGCGTCGAGGGTCTCGACCGAGCCGACGTAGTGGGTGAAGGCGCCATTGTCGATGGTGACGGTGGCGAGCTCGGTGAAGACGTCGGTTTCGGACGCATCGTAGAGGCGAAAGCGGATGTCGAGTTCGCCATCGATGGGCTCGCCATCGGCGTCGGTCAGGTAGCCCTGGACCGGGTAGTGCGCCGGGGTTTCAGCGAGCGCGGAGGGCAGCGCAAGAGCGGTGGCGGCCAGCGCAGCGGCCAGGCTGGTGAGCAATTTTGAGGTGTTCATCGGGGTCTCCCGTGGTTCTTTCGAGGTCTGCCAGGTGCAGGCGAAGCTCGATAAGGTCATTGTTTTAAAACATTCACATCAGTTGCCGGCGGCGGTGGCCGGTCGGGCTTTGTAGCTTGCGCCCTCTGCGGGAGCCGCGGTCGGAGCGCCGAGGTTGAGGCGAAGCTGGTAGCTCTCCGAGCTGGCTTTCTGAGCGCCGGCGCTCTGCTGGACGATGGAGCCGACCTGCGGAGCCGGCTCGGGATCGCTGCCGGTGTCTTCTTCCGGGTCGGGGTCGTTGCCGGTGTCTTCTTCCGGGTCGGGGTCGCTGCCGGTGTCTTCTTCCGGGTCGGGATCGTTGCCGGTGTCTTCTTCGGGATCAGGATCAGGGTCGGGATCGTTTCCGGTGTCTTCTTCCGGGTCGGGATCGTTGCCGGTGTCCTCGTCAACCTGGTCATCGGGGGTGGGCTGACGGTTGGCGGTGTCGCCGACGTTGCAGGCGCTGGCCATGAGCAACGCGCTCAAGAGCAGCGCGAGCCAGCCGGCTTTTCGGCCAAAGTTGTAGCGCATTGAGACTCCTTGAAGGTGGTTCGGAATCAACATTCTGGAACGAAGTAGTGTCAGCAAAGCAAAAGCGCGCGCCGGGATCAAGAGAGGCGCTGACTTATCGGTCAAGAGTGCTTGGAGGACACTGCTTTGCGGTGAGCGCTTGCTGCGTTGCGTCAATTGAATGTGACGTTAAGCAAAGCAGGCGCGAAAATCAAAGGGTGATTTTTGCGAAGTGGGTCGAGCGATCAGACGGAGGCGCGAAGCCCAGGCTCACGTCCAAGAACGCTGAAACCCGCCACTGGATAGGCCAGGGCGGGCTTCGGGATGCGGGTTGCAGGGTTAAGGCGCGCTTAAGGCGTCTTGGCATTTTGCAGCAGTGATGGGCGAGGCATCACTGGGGCAGGATGTGGCCGACCAGGGTGTTGTCGCAGCGGTCGATGTGGGTCCAGGGCGTGGGGCCCGGGCAGGGGATGCCCGGTCGCGGGATGCAGAGGACCTGGTTGCTGGCGCACACGCAGCCGCCTGAGCAGTCACGGGCACGGCGGTAACCCGTCAGGCAGAGGTTTGTGCAGCTATCGACGTTGCGCTGGGAGGCGTAGCAGGTGCTGGTGAAGGAGAGCGTGCCGGGCGACTCATTGCAGTAGTGGTTTGTCACCCGATAGATGGGAAGCGCGCCATCGACGGCGTCGACATCGACGGAGTCTGCGGCGAGCATGCCGGGAGTGACGGCGCCGGCCTCATTGCGGGGGACGAAGTCGAGGGGGTTGAAGCCGTCGAGGGCCATCGCGGTGTCGGCGGTGGTGGCGTTGGTAGCCTGGGTGGCCAGGTCGGCCACCGCCGCGCTGCTGGCGCGCGCGGCGTAGGGCACCGAGCCCAGGGCCATGCGCGGGCTCATCTCGCTGTCGGTGCCCACCTTGATGCCCAGGGTCATGGAGGGGGCCGAGGCGAAGAAGTCGGGCGAAAGGGCCTGCTCGCTGCCCAGGTAGTAGGTAAAGGCGCCCTGGTCGACGGTGACTTCGACGATCTCGCTCCAGAGCGCGGTCTCATCGCCTTCCTGGTAGATGGAAAAACGCATGTCGACCTGCCCGTCGATGGGGGCGCCGTCGGCGTCGGTCAGGTAACCCTGGACCGGGAAGAGGGCCGGGGTGTCAGCGAGCGCGGCGGGCAGCGCAAGAGCGGTTGCGGCAAGGGCGGCGGTGAGGCCGGTGAGCAGTCTGGAGGTGTTCATGGTGTTCTCCCCTGGGTTGAGTTCTGTCTGGAAGGTGCAGACAGGGTTGAGTGCAATGGTCAGGTCAACATCAGTTGCCGTGGCTCACGGTGGGTCGGGCGTTGTAGCTTGCGCTCTGTGCGGGAGCTGCGGTCGGAGCGCCGAGGTTGAGGCGAAGCTGGTAGCTCTCCGAGCTCGCTTTCTGAGCGCCGGCGCTCTGCTGAACGATGGAGCCGACTTGCGGGGCCGGCTCGGGATCGCCGCCGGTGTCTTCTTCGGGATCGGGGTCAGGGTCGTTGCCGGCGTCGTCCTCCGGATCAGGGTCAGGATCGCTGCCGGTGTCCTCTTCCGGATCCGGGTCAGGGTCGTTGCCGGTGTCCTCGTCGGGGTCGTTGCCGGTGTCCTCGCCCACCTGCTCATCTGTCGAGGTCTGGCTGCTTGTGGGGTCGGTGGTGTTGCAGGCGGTGGCCATGAGCAACGCGCTTAAGAGCAGCGCGAGCAAGGCCGGCGTCGGGCCGAAAGAATTGCGCATAGAGACTCCTCCTTAATGGGGCGGACACGCCACGCTGGAATGAAGAAGAGGCAGCAGAGCACGGGCGGCGGCATCGCTGAATGGCGGCGTTGGCCACCGTGCGAAAGCGCCTTCGGGGCGCTCTTCATCGAAGAGCGCCGACTGGTTACGTCAATTGATTGTGACGCTAAGCAAAACAGGCGCGAAAATCAAAGGGTGATTTTCGCGCCTGTTGAGGCTTCTGCGCGGCGTCTCAGAGAGTAAGACGCCGCGTGATGTGGCTGTGGTCAGGGCATGTTCACGGTGACATTGGTGGTCTGGTCGGCATGGACCACGATGTCGTGGGTGTGGGTGAGGTGGAACGTTCCGGCGGTCGCGCCTTCGATGTAGACGCCGACTTCCCACTCCCCGGCCGGGACATTCTGCAGGTTAAAGGTACCGCTGGAGGTGGTCAGCACGGCGGGCACGGTGGTGTTGATGAGCCCGCGGTTGAGCGAGATGGTGGCGTTGGCCACAGGTTGCCCGCTGCTGTCGGTCACAATGCCGCTGACCGAGCCCTGGCCCGGATCGTCGCCGATGCGCAGCACGTAGGTGGAGGAGCTGCGGTTGAGGTAGCCCATGGTGTCGACCGAGACCAGGTGGAAGGCCCAGATACCGGGCTCCAGATCGGCCAGCAGGATCTGCTTCTGGTCGACGGGAAGCGCCAAGTCGTCGTGGGTGGGGACGGTGTCGCCATAACGGTCGACGACGTAGCGGTAGCCGGTGAAGTTGCTCTCGTCGTGGCGATCGGTCCAGCGGATGAAGGCGTCGTCGTTGTTGTAGAACTGCCTCTGGTTGGCGTGGGTGTCGCTGGAGAGGGTGGGCGGCCCGTCGGTCAGGCGCACCGTAAAGTGCGTGGGGGACTCGCCGACCTCAAAGCCGCTGTCGACGGAGGTGATGTGGAGGTAGTTGTCGCCGGCGGAGACGTCCTCGCGGGAGTAGGTGATCACATCCTGATCGGTGAACTGGCCGTTGGAGGGAGTGACCCGGGTGTAGGGGCTGCGATCGAGGCGGTGGTAGTAGCCCTGAAGGTTGGGGAAGGGGCGCTCCCAGCTGAGCGCGATGGTGTCGAAGTCGTCGTTGTAGACGCGGCCGCTGACCGGGTGGGTGGAGCTGAAAAGTTGCAGCGGGGGCAGGATGTCTTGCGTGACCACGCCGGTGATGGTGCCGGTGACGTCGATGCTCTCGCCATAGAAGAGTTTGACGCGGCCGTCGCCACCGATTCCGCCTTCGGCGGAGTCCCCACCTTCGGTGCTGACGGTACCGGAGATCGTCAGGTCGTTTGCAGCCAGGCGGATGCCACCGCCGGAGCCTCCGCCACCGTCGTAGGAAGGGGAATATGGAGCGTCCTGACCGTTGGCCTGAACGCTGCCCTCAATGAGGATAGTGCCGGCTTCCAGGCTCAGGCGCCCGCCACCCAGGCCTCCTAAGTGTTCGGTGCTGTTGGCGCTGTAGCCCTTGCCTCCGCGGCTGCCGAAGCTGACCTCGGAGGTGGGTTCGCTACCGAAGGTGCTACCTGCGGACGTGCAGAGGAAGCCGGTGCCTCGAGTCCCGTAGCTTCCGCCGCTTCCGTCGGTGTAGCTGTAATCACTGCTGCAGTAGCGTCCGTCACGACCGCGCCCGCGGGGATCGTCTCCGGTGGGGGACATTACGATGGAGCCGCCTAACTCCACATGAATGGAGCTTGCGCGGATGGTCAGATCGCCTGTGGGGCTGGTGACGGTGACGCCGGGACGTATGATAAAGGGGCCATTGACGATGATGAGCCCGTCGAGGTTGGTGTCGGCGGTGATGTCGAGCTCATCAAGCGCGCAGGTTGCGGCGGTGATGTCGCAACTTCCAGCGCAAGTTTCAGCGACTTCCCATGCGGTGCCGGCGCTGTTGCAGGTTTCGACGTTCTGGCCGTTGCAGCGCTGCTGGCCGGGCTCACAGGCGCCGGTGCACAGGCCCGCGTCGCAGCCAACAGCGCAGGTGGCCACGTGCAGATACGCGGTGCCGGTGGCGTTGCAGAGCTCGGCGACCTGTCCGTTGCAGCGGCGGGCGCCGGGCTGGCAGCTGACCTCATCGTCGCACTGGCCGGCCGAGCAGCTTAAGGGGCAGGACTGGCTTGCGACCCACTGGCCGCTCTGGCAGGTCTCGACGCTTGCGGCGTCGGCCGAGCAACGCTCCTCGCCATCGGTGCAGCCGATGCAGATGCCGTCTTCGCAGGTGAGGTTTTCGCCGCAGCTCTCGGTGGCCGACCAGTCCAGACATCCTGTGTTTTGCGTTTCACAGGCCTGGAAGGCGCCCTCGCCGTCGCAGCGAAGTTCGCCCTCGGTGCAGGCATCCTCACAGCTCGACTGGCACTGGCCGCCGGAGCAGATCAGGTCGTCTTCGCAGGATTCAACCTCAGACCACTCCGGGCAGCCGTCGACATTTTCGACGCAGGTGCGCACGCCGTCGCCGGAGCACTCGCTGCTGCCGAACTCGCAGATCTCGTCGCAGCCGGCGGCGCAGCGCCCGCCGGTGCAGACCTCGTCGTCCTGGCAGGCCACCGGGTCGGCCCACTGCGCGCAGCCTTGCAGGCTCACGCAGCTCTGCGCGCCCTCCTCGGTGCAGCGCGAGGTGCCTGGCGTGCAGACGTCGCAATCGCCCGTGTCGCCTGGATCTTCGGAATCACCGGGATCTTCGGCATCACCGGGATCGTCAGTATCGGTGCCGACATCAGTGAGGTCACCGGCGTCGGGGGTGTTGGCCCCGCCATCGCCCGAGCCACAGGCTGCCAGCGCCGCGCCAAGCGAGACCACCATCAGGCTCGTCAGCAGCTGCTGACGAACACGTCGAAAAAGTTCAGCGTTCATCTTATTCTCCAGGGCCGTCGCAGAAGGGGGCGACGAGAAAAAATTTTGAAAAGCACGCGTGGCGCGAAGGTTAGAGCGATACGAGCAACATTTCAAACTGCGCACCGGTTGCGCGCTCACTTGCGATGAGGTTGGCGATGATTCAACAAAACGCGACGATCTACATGGTGCTCAACCCGAGTTCGGCGGCCGATGAGGCGCTGCGCGAGCTGGTGAGCGAACTTCGCGAGGGGGGGTATAGGGTGTGTCCGCGCTGCACCTGGGAGGAGGGTGACGGCGCGCGCGCGGTGGCCGAGGCAGCCGCAGACAACGCACAGCTTGTGGTGGCCTGCGGCGGCGACGGCACTCTGCACGAGGTGGCCAACGCGTTGATGACACTCGATGCGGCTCAGCGCCCGGCGATGGCGGGGCTTCCTTATGGCACGGGTAACGACTTTTTGACGGCGCTGGGCGTCGACCCGAAAAGTGGCGCTGCGCAGCTTGCTGACTGGCTTGGTGGCGAGCCCTGGCCTGTGGATGTGG from Lujinxingia vulgaris harbors:
- a CDS encoding 3-oxoacyl-ACP synthase III, whose product is MSVVKFENVAVAGLAEMRAPRAISSAEIESRLEPALKRAGLPTRGLIYQLTGIAERRVWPEGVMASVPAAMAGRRALERSGVEREKIGVLISTSVCRDFVEPSVASMVHRSLELGSHCLNFDVGNACLGFLNGIQIVGDMIERGSIDYGMVVNGESSLEVIEATIARLNQPDFPVEKMRDQLATLTLGSGAAAMVLGRRDFLSVDAPRVVGAVTESASEHNELCRGQRDWMETDAAMLLLRGVELGQKTFARATEELGWSPEVLDLVCAHQVSAVHMTRVAEALQLDRERFLKIYHDHGNVGPASIPIALAKAVGQGRVQRGDRVGLMGIGSGLNCSMMEIAF
- a CDS encoding alpha/beta fold hydrolase; the protein is MTQPQLHPSQEAVSPSLYPYSPNFHQVEGGHNLHYVDEGEGPAVLMVHGNPTWSFYYRNLIEALRGEHRTIAPDHIGCGRSDKPSAEAYPYTLERRVEDLESLVKALNLSAPLTLVLHDWGGMIGMTFAARNPQLVGRIVLLNTAAFHLPKTKRFPLPLKVARDTAVGSVLVKKLNAFSRTASRVCVTSPLPAEVRKAYEAPYDTPENRIATLRFVQDIPLSPGDSGYELVSEIEAALPSLGDRPIFIGWGYKDFVFDRHFLARWKEIYPQATYAEYPEAGHYVLEDRRDDLIPKIMDFIKSTDAWEGA
- a CDS encoding fatty acid CoA ligase family protein, translating into MSAPASTSDASKAEAPDPNIARAISAMAQAMPDAPAIHFPTSRAPDGTWRYETTSYAELDRASDEIAAGLHAIGVVPGTRAVLMVKPSMPFFALTFGLFKAGVVPVIVDPGMGLKNLKVCLAEAEPQAFIGIPTAHAARLALGWGRGTIEHCVTVGRRWLWGGFTLDQVRQKGAAAEGWEPPRVKPDDMAAILFTSGSTGVPKGAVYSHGNFAAQVALIKATYTIEPGEIDLPTFPLFALFDPALGMTTVVPDMDFANPGKVDPRNLIEPIRQMGITNMFGSPAVLNKLGRFGEAEGVRLPGLKRVISAGAPVPAVTLRRVKAMLDGSAQIFTPYGATESLPVASIGSDMILGETAQATDDGKGVCVGYPVEGVEVQVIAITDDPIATWEDAQVLKPGEIGEFVVKGPQVTRAYYNRDASTRGAKIADGQDVRHRMGDVGYFDDQGRMWFCGRKTHRVVLNETRTMFTIPVEGIFNTHPAVFRTALVGVKRAGRVVPVLCVELEAEHQGAVRDKVREELLALGAKHELTREIEEVLFHSGFPVDVRHNSKIFREALTEWAREQLA
- a CDS encoding NAD-dependent epimerase/dehydratase family protein, translated to MKVLVTGGGGFLGEAIVDQLLARGDEVRSLARGDYPNLRAKGVEVMRGDLADAEVVSAAVEGCEEVYHVAARAGVWGPYEAYYQANVVGTENIIAACRAHNIPRLIFTSSPSVVYGDAPLEGVDESVPYPASYLTAYPETKAMAEKAVLAANSDALKTVSLRPHLIWGPGDNHLVPRIIDRARRGKLKRVGDGKALVDSVYVEDAARAHLLAAEALATHGKPAGKPYFITQDEPVAVGELIDKILVSGGLEPLKAQVPAGVAYAVGWAMETAYKALGKREEPLMTRFLAKQLSTAHYFDISAAREDFGYVPQRTIDEGMVELGAWIRKAGI
- a CDS encoding 1-acyl-sn-glycerol-3-phosphate acyltransferase; its protein translation is MFDAWTRQDESPLFRLASERSQLVAEVSRRAFNDFVRASRDARGAGIEYVLNDAAYQEIARLQRERGAEEEVRSIAWWRNMSRRLATMPEPKKREILWKLVESYADDLAGRFNPWVYKMATGALPIGLSFLFKAQDLPRVATMPTRVGELRETLSHVRDLTQRVVLQGDLATLRVLARKGTLVFVPTHSSNMDSILVGWALYEAGLPPVTYGAGKNLFTNPLMSFFMHNLGAYKVDRRLQHRLYKDVLKTYSQVLIERGYHSLFFPGGTRSRSNAVEQHLKLGLLGTALRGYIHSLMRDPQAKPVYIVPLTINYNLVLEADSLIQDHFKREGKGRYLLENDEFNQLSAITRFVMNTMKMDSTTILRFGEPLDTFGNRVKVDGESYDSRGRRVSRIDYVRSARTGEVVEDAARDRQYTRHTGERIAAAFLEHTVLMPTQVVSWVLFDLLQRRFPGWDVYRLVRFGSEEILPWEEVHRGVEQALQSLKKLERAGKVQLSPFLHEAAPDRVVYEGLEYLRMYHVPEVVKSWADGVMLQKLEVIYFYGNRVRPFEDAMRAQG